A window from Erythrobacter sp. YJ-T3-07 encodes these proteins:
- a CDS encoding PTS sugar transporter subunit IIA, producing the protein MIGLILVTHGQLAREFVAAMEHVVGPQDAISSVCIGPQDDAEECRAQIRDQIGEVDRGEGVIILTDLFGGTPSNLAISLLEEGRVEVIAGINLPMLIRLARAREAMPVAEAVRAARDAGRNYITIASEFLARPSDEIKAAGK; encoded by the coding sequence ATGATTGGCCTTATCCTGGTGACGCATGGACAACTCGCGCGCGAATTCGTGGCAGCGATGGAGCATGTCGTCGGCCCGCAGGACGCGATCTCCTCGGTCTGCATCGGTCCACAGGACGATGCCGAGGAATGCCGCGCCCAGATTCGCGACCAGATCGGCGAGGTCGATCGTGGTGAAGGCGTGATCATCCTGACCGACCTGTTCGGCGGAACGCCCTCCAACCTCGCGATCTCGCTGCTCGAGGAAGGGCGGGTCGAGGTGATCGCGGGGATCAATCTGCCCATGCTGATCCGGCTGGCGCGGGCACGCGAGGCGATGCCGGTGGCAGAGGCGGTGCGCGCGGCACGCGACGCAGGCCGCAACTACATCACCATCGCTTCGGAATTCCTCGCCCGGCCGAGCGACGAGATCAAGGCGGCGGGCAAATGA
- a CDS encoding RNA methyltransferase, producing MPRREITSYSNPTIKALRSLREKKHRQRERRFLAEGLRLLTDARESGRVPEVLVMASKRDPHPLIDALEHAVEAAGGDVIETTPDILSKITGKDNPQAVAGAFAEWDTSLDRIDRDAAPIWLVAQALRDPGNLGTMLRTADAVGAGGLILIDDCADPFGVEAVRASMGAIFTQNLARARWEEFLPWLREGQGQLVAASLREAVPYRGAPYASPCFAMVGNESQGLPEAYETACDLRVTMPMRGRADSLNAAVAGAVLAYEVLASLEG from the coding sequence ATGCCCCGTCGCGAGATCACCAGCTATTCCAACCCCACGATCAAGGCGCTGCGTTCGCTGCGGGAGAAGAAGCACCGCCAGCGCGAACGGCGCTTCCTCGCCGAAGGGCTGCGCCTGCTGACCGATGCGCGCGAGTCGGGCCGCGTGCCTGAAGTGCTGGTGATGGCCAGCAAGCGCGATCCCCATCCGCTGATCGACGCGCTGGAACACGCGGTTGAGGCGGCAGGCGGCGACGTGATCGAGACCACGCCCGACATTCTTTCCAAGATCACCGGCAAGGACAATCCGCAGGCAGTCGCGGGCGCCTTTGCCGAGTGGGACACCTCGCTCGACCGGATCGACCGAGACGCCGCGCCGATCTGGCTGGTCGCGCAGGCGCTGCGCGATCCCGGCAACCTTGGCACGATGTTGCGGACCGCCGATGCGGTGGGCGCCGGCGGGCTGATCCTGATCGACGATTGCGCCGATCCCTTCGGCGTGGAGGCGGTGCGCGCCAGCATGGGCGCGATCTTCACGCAAAATCTGGCCCGCGCGCGATGGGAGGAATTCCTGCCGTGGCTGCGTGAAGGACAGGGCCAGCTGGTCGCGGCAAGCTTGCGCGAGGCGGTCCCCTATCGCGGCGCGCCCTATGCGAGCCCATGCTTCGCGATGGTCGGCAACGAATCGCAGGGCCTGCCCGAAGCCTACGAGACGGCGTGCGACCTGCGCGTGACCATGCCGATGCGCGGACGGGCCGACAGCCTGAATGCGGCGGTGGCCGGCGCAGTGCTCGCCTACGAGGTGCTCGCCAGCCTCGAAGGATGA
- a CDS encoding stimulus-sensing domain-containing protein translates to MADRVRVRRIPRPLEGGGVFSRLSLTARILAVNILPLLLLGGGIVYLDSYRAQLLDERYKLARIEAQITAEALAGATRARQDALLLQIGKEQDMRLRLFDPEGKLIADSFELGEPTFTLDDPTDDPFELRFARFLDQIVDTVVSAQPVPRYNEPESNNADSWPELQRARELGISQIELRQAADRTPVITAAAPVGLQGTTLLTTRNAVDITESVRRARSTLGTGVFVTLAASILLSLFLARTIVTPLQTLSKAAQRVRLGREREVQVPRLPDRRDEIGMLARAVADMTDALRHRIDAVEHFAADVAHEIKNPLASLRSATESLGTVEDPALRAQLLDIAIHDVRRIDRLVTEISDASRIDAEMSRATFSIVDLTVLVGNIIERRRNRGLDQGCEIAFEHPRGSARVVGVPERLERVVDNLVDNAVSFSPAGGTIRIVIARQDGTLSLMVMDSGPGIPPEARDKIFERFHSDRPEKEDFGHHSGLGLAIARTIAEAHEGTMRATDRPDGEPGACLVLTLPVAPADDSPTG, encoded by the coding sequence ATGGCTGACCGCGTCCGCGTGCGCCGCATCCCGCGCCCGCTGGAAGGCGGCGGCGTGTTCTCGCGCCTGTCGCTCACCGCGCGCATCCTCGCGGTCAATATCCTGCCACTGCTGCTGCTGGGCGGCGGGATCGTCTATCTCGATTCCTACCGCGCCCAGCTGCTCGACGAGCGCTACAAGCTCGCCCGGATCGAGGCGCAGATCACCGCCGAGGCGCTGGCCGGGGCGACCCGCGCGCGGCAGGACGCGCTGCTGCTCCAGATCGGCAAGGAACAGGACATGCGGCTGCGCCTGTTCGATCCCGAGGGCAAGCTGATCGCCGACAGTTTCGAACTGGGCGAGCCGACCTTCACCCTCGACGATCCGACCGACGACCCGTTCGAACTGCGCTTCGCCCGCTTCCTCGACCAGATCGTGGACACAGTGGTCAGCGCGCAGCCGGTGCCCCGGTATAACGAACCCGAGTCGAACAATGCCGATTCCTGGCCCGAACTGCAGCGCGCCCGCGAACTCGGCATCTCGCAAATCGAGCTGCGTCAGGCGGCGGACCGCACACCCGTCATCACCGCCGCCGCCCCGGTGGGGCTGCAGGGCACCACGCTGCTGACCACCCGCAACGCGGTCGACATTACCGAATCTGTACGGCGGGCACGCTCGACCCTGGGCACGGGCGTGTTCGTGACGCTGGCGGCATCGATTTTGCTCTCCCTGTTCCTCGCGCGGACGATCGTGACGCCGCTACAAACCCTCTCAAAGGCGGCCCAGCGCGTCCGGCTAGGGCGCGAGCGCGAGGTGCAGGTGCCGCGCCTGCCCGACCGGCGCGACGAGATCGGCATGCTCGCCCGGGCGGTCGCCGACATGACCGACGCGCTGCGCCACCGGATCGACGCGGTCGAGCATTTCGCCGCCGATGTCGCGCACGAGATCAAGAACCCGCTCGCCAGCCTGCGCAGCGCGACCGAATCGCTCGGCACGGTGGAAGACCCTGCCCTGCGCGCCCAGTTGCTCGACATCGCGATCCACGACGTGCGCCGGATCGACCGGCTGGTGACCGAGATTTCCGACGCCAGCCGGATCGATGCCGAAATGTCGCGCGCGACCTTCTCCATCGTCGATCTGACCGTGCTGGTCGGCAATATCATCGAACGACGGCGCAACCGCGGGCTCGACCAGGGGTGCGAGATCGCGTTCGAACATCCTCGCGGCAGCGCCCGCGTGGTCGGCGTGCCCGAGCGGCTGGAACGGGTGGTCGACAATCTCGTCGACAACGCGGTCTCCTTCTCGCCCGCAGGCGGCACGATCCGGATCGTGATCGCGCGGCAGGACGGCACGCTGTCGCTGATGGTGATGGATTCCGGCCCCGGCATCCCGCCCGAGGCGCGCGACAAGATTTTCGAGCGATTTCATTCGGATCGGCCCGAAAAGGAAGATTTCGGCCACCACAGCGGCTTGGGCCTCGCGATCGCTCGGACCATTGCCGAAGCGCACGAGGGGACGATGCGCGCAACCGACCGGCCCGATGGTGAACCCGGCGCGTGCCTGGTCCTGACGCTCCCCGTCGCGCCGGCGGATGACTCGCCGACTGGCTAG
- the rapZ gene encoding RNase adapter RapZ, with translation MSEPQKLMLVTGMSGAGKTTTLRVLEDLGWEAVDNFPVRLLRPMVREVLAGEDRVPLAIGFDTRTRGFEPQTVIAIVKSLQEREDLALSTLFIDCRSSELERRYNETRRRHPLANGRTALDGILAERDLLEPLRRWADLLVDTSQLATNELQQFVRQNFGTDGAPQIAVTVSSFGFARGMPPLADLVFDMRFLDNPHWVEDLREQTGLDEDVANFLHQTDGFEDNFTRIRELLMDLLPRYGAQGKSYVHIAFGCTGGRHRSVYTAERMAAALRDAGYSPTVSHRNLASRATDTVEMQTA, from the coding sequence ATGAGCGAACCGCAGAAACTGATGCTGGTCACCGGAATGTCCGGCGCGGGCAAGACGACGACCCTGCGCGTGCTGGAGGACCTCGGCTGGGAAGCGGTCGATAACTTCCCCGTCCGCCTGCTGCGCCCGATGGTGCGCGAAGTGCTTGCCGGGGAAGACCGCGTGCCATTGGCTATAGGGTTCGACACGCGCACCCGCGGGTTCGAGCCGCAAACCGTCATCGCAATCGTCAAGAGCCTGCAGGAACGCGAGGATCTGGCGCTCTCCACCCTGTTCATCGATTGCCGCAGCTCCGAGCTCGAGCGCCGCTACAACGAGACGCGTCGCCGCCATCCGCTGGCCAATGGCCGCACCGCACTCGACGGCATTCTCGCCGAGCGCGACCTGCTCGAACCCCTGCGCCGCTGGGCCGACCTGCTGGTCGACACCAGCCAGCTGGCGACCAACGAGCTGCAGCAATTCGTCCGCCAGAACTTCGGCACCGACGGCGCGCCGCAGATCGCGGTGACCGTGTCCAGCTTCGGCTTCGCCCGGGGGATGCCGCCGCTGGCCGATCTGGTGTTCGACATGCGCTTCCTCGACAATCCGCACTGGGTCGAGGATCTGCGCGAGCAGACCGGGCTGGACGAGGATGTCGCGAACTTCCTCCACCAGACCGACGGATTCGAGGACAACTTCACCCGCATCCGCGAGCTGCTGATGGACCTGCTGCCGCGCTACGGCGCGCAGGGCAAAAGCTATGTCCACATCGCATTCGGCTGCACCGGGGGGCGTCACCGGTCGGTCTACACGGCAGAGCGGATGGCCGCTGCGCTGCGCGATGCGGGCTATTCGCCCACGGTCAGCCACCGCAATCTGGCGAGCCGGGCGACCGATACTGTGGAAATGCAGACCGCATGA
- a CDS encoding HPr family phosphocarrier protein — translation MSELRKTITIVNQRGLHARASAKLVEVTTRWPEATEIQVAKDGRAVDGRSILDLMMLGAARGDEIELIVAGEDADAALAEIAQLVETGFGEE, via the coding sequence ATGAGCGAGCTGCGCAAGACCATCACCATCGTCAACCAGCGCGGCCTGCACGCACGCGCCAGCGCCAAGCTGGTCGAGGTGACCACCCGCTGGCCCGAGGCGACGGAGATCCAGGTCGCCAAGGACGGGCGCGCGGTCGACGGGCGCTCCATCCTCGACCTGATGATGCTGGGCGCGGCGCGCGGCGACGAGATCGAGCTGATCGTCGCGGGCGAAGATGCCGATGCGGCGCTGGCCGAGATCGCCCAGCTGGTCGAAACCGGTTTCGGCGAAGAATAG